A window of Nicotiana sylvestris chromosome 8, ASM39365v2, whole genome shotgun sequence genomic DNA:
GGGTCAAGCCCTTACCTTCTAAAGAAGCACAAAGAAATTTTAAGCTTTCATAAATCCTTTGACATTTAAGAACATGTGAACTTGGTCTGTAGAAGCATCGAAAACTTTGTTCATATTCCAATAATATGTGAAAGTTAACCCCAAATGTCCGAAGATAATGCAAGCCTACTCGCTCCAAGTAGATTCATATTAACACCTAAATGCACAAAATCAAACATTTAAGGTGCATGACATTCTTGAGATTTTTTTTTAGTAACGACAATTCTCAATTCACCTTGATATCTtcctttgaaatttttttttaatcCAAGGATTCAACTCACGTAACCAATGTATACATAGGTAATTCAAGAATTAATTCTAAATTTGGTTGAAATTTTCAACTCTAGAAACCATATGTTTGATTCTTCTTAATTATCAAAAGTACGTGTTAATCTAAGTTTTTGTAGTATCTagaaaataatatcaacaaaaatccttCTTAACGATCATAGTTAGATGTGAGTTGTGAAGCTTACCTTGAAAAGCAAAACCCTAAGTTGGACGAAAGCCTTGTTCTCGAGTTCTTGCTGACAATGTAGTGATTTTAGGATGAAATCTTATTATAACTATTGTTGGGGAGTAATAATCTAACATGAATCGTATTGATACTTACCTTGACAAATGGGGGATTGATATAGGTTTCTTTAGGGTTGAGGGAGATGTCTAGGACTTCAGGTTTTGGAACAAACATTTTTTCTCTCCCtttcttttatattttgcatTATAGGATTGCTCATGCAAAATTTTGTCCTATCACCTCATGCCTCCTATCATGGGGCACCCCGTATAAGAAGGAATCATCAAAAATATGGATGTTTGTGCCTCTGATGCAAAATTTCTCTAGCACCTCATGCCACATGCAGCAGGGCACGCTGTGCTGGGGTAAATTTTTGGGGTTAGATTGTTGTTATGCTACCTTTTAGTAAAAAGGCCATAACTTATTGTAGGAATgtcaaaatgacaaataatttgaagCATTGGAAACTATAATCGTTGAACTTCAGTTTGATATATAGGTCCTGACTCAATCGTTTTCTACTAGGAGATATGATTGTCTTAAGTCAAGTCATGTGCGATAATGATCGTCTTCTTCCCTTAAATTATTCCAACTTATTCGAAACTAATGTTCCCCTCTTACAAATATCCATACAAACTCATGAATATAATATCTAGTTGTTATACTAGTTTAGCATTATCTGAACACCCTTATTTCTAACTTAAAGCTTGCAAAAGAACATAATTCTTAGTAAAAATGTCCAGGGCTTTATATTCTCCCCCTCCTATATGACACTTGTCCTCGAATGTCGAACGTCTAGCTTTATGTCACAACTCATCCACATATAAGCAGGAAAactttttaagattttaaatatttaaatgccACTTCCTTTGAACATATGAGAGTATCTTTTCTTCATATCTTCCTCAGCTTCCAATGTAGCCTCTTCAAAATCATGATTACGCCACAAGACTTTAATTGACACCACATCTTTGTTCCTCAATCTCTGAACTTGACTGTCAAGAAATTTAATGGGAATGttgacctccacttcatccacggGAATTGATTTGGATATGTCCCGAAGGCATTGCCTCAGCATTGACATGTGGAAAACTGGATGAATAGAAACTAATGTTGCTGGAAAGTCTAACTCATAGGCCACATTATTGTTCTTGCTCTGGATTCTATAGGGGCCAACAAATCTAAGACTTAGCTTCCCTTTTTTCCCGAATCTCATGACCCCTTTGTGGGCGATATTTTTAAAAACACATGATCGCCTTCTTTAAACTTTATACCCCATGTCTCCTGTTTGTATAAGACTTTTGTCAACTTTTAGCCGTTTAAGCCTTTCCTAAATGATTGTCACTTTCTCTAGAGCATCTTGGACCAACTCAGATTCGATGAAGAGTATCCATATTTGTTCAAACCATCCTATTGGGGATCTACAATGATGCTCGTATAGAGCTTCGTAAGGAGCCATGCCAATACTCTCATGATAATTGTTACTGTATAAAAACTCTATTAAGGGGAAATGTTCATCCCAATTACCAAAAAACTACAATTGTGCAAGCCTGTAGTATTTTTAAGGTCTTGAATTATTCACTCTACTTGTCCATTAGTTTGATGATGGAAGGCAGTACTCAAGTTCACCTTCATGCCCAATCTATGTTGGAACGACTGCCAAAATCTTGATGAGAACTGTGTTGGAGAGCCATGaaattagataatttttttaaTGTATGACTTGCCATACAATTTAGCTGTATGGTAGTCTTCACTTGTAGAAAGTAAGATGATTTGTAAACTTGTGTTTGATCACCACACAGAATCATGCTTATGGTGGGTGAGAGACAATCCTATCATAAAATCCAATTAATCATCGCTCACTTCTAATTAGGTACTTCAATGTTTTTAGTCATGCCACCAGGACTTTGGAGATCGGCTTTGACCTTTGGAATTTATGCACCTAGCCAAATGTTTAGCCACATATTCGTTCATCCTTGTAAAGCCCCATTATATTAGTGACTTTTTAAGCCTTCAGTTAACACCCGTACTAAGAATTTTGGAAAGATTTATTTCAGAATCTTAAGTTGGCAAAAGTGCTTAAATAGATGTTAAAGGATGATTTGGAGTCGAGTTATATGAGTTCAATGACCAAAATATGGAAGGAAAGTGTTAAGGACCAAGCATAGAAAATATCTCAGTTTCGCTCCAATACATGATCACCACGCGACCTGAATTTTGTCAATGTAGAAAAACAACTCAGTTACGCCGCATCACACGACCGCACACGATCACCAGTAGGTATAAATTTCAGATTTTGTGAAATACTCTTATTTTAGGATTTTGAGTATTAGGTTTTCTCTCACATAGCAAGAAGTGGGCAAAAACTCACACTCAAAAGTGAGCAATTCATGagaaaatacatatattttcgtCAGCTAATCATGATCCTAATATCAAATTACTTGAAAAATCCTTAGATTTCGAGGAACACCTTAGAGGCCATTCAACAAGAAAAGCTAGGGTTTTTGAGTTTTAAGATAACCTCTATGGTGGAGCAAGCCATGGTGGAGCATGCACTAGCTTGTTATGGAGCAAACACTTAGCCATGGTGGAAGGAGCACTAGGCGGCTGCTATTGCAACTGGTGgtacaatacacggattggaacatCTCCGTTACAAACatggataatattacgttaatatctactattaacaaataaatttggtcaaaaaaattaatcaatcaatcatttgaccaaatccgaagccgaagccgaagccgagcgagcgacgacgacggtgcgaggcttgccttcttcttaactctttaagagctacatgaagtgcatttgtatataaacccaccaaactccTTTTCATCTACCAATGAGGGATAATGTCTCAGTAAAaggagagggaaacttaaaattttactcaaaattttcatttctctccatttcccattcaccctttttttaatacctttctatattaaaaagaaactcaacaatTCTCACCAATCTGCAGCTTTAGATTTGCTTACACCCAAAGATGGATCTTTTGAAAGCCTTGAAGTGACATACAAGGCCTTAAGGTTATTTGAGGTTCTTGGAACTGGAAAACAGCCTGACATCAAGGCAGCTACATGTAAATCAGTGGTGGACACTCTTAGGTCTCCATCTTCAGCATCGAAAGATTTGTTTCAAGCATTGAGAGTCAATAGGATATTGAAGTGAGGGCTTAACAATGAGACTTTTGCTGGCCTCTAGACTTAAGGATAACGTGAACAGTGTTGGCTCACTTCTCGACTATTACTACTCAGTTGGAAGTTTAGTCCTTATCGCGGGTCAAGCTTCTAAAGTTGATGTACACCTTGGAGGTGCTGATTCCGTTTTCCGTGCCATAAAGGCTCTTAGACAAAGTAATGGAAGATGGCGCTATAGCTCCAACAATCCCGAGTCTAGTACATTTGCTGCAGGAATTGCACTTGAGAGCCTGGCTGGTGTCATTTCAATAGCATCTTCTAAGATTGATCGTTCTCTATCCGTGTTCGAGTTTCCGGGCCCGATTCGAGGTTTCGGTTCGCAATTTCAGCATTTCGGTCCAACAATTGTCGCTTTGTTATTCCGATTGATTTGCAATTTCAGCTTTGTTCTTCAATAAAATGttcatttctcaattttcattctcatttcatTGTGTTATGATAGCTTGGTGCACGTGTTAGTTGATTTTTTATTCTACGTTATTTGAGTAGCAtgtcttagttttcatttaaattattttaattagcttttatttcgattgtgatgtatGTAATCTTGGTTCTTGAGTAAATTCTTTTAATTGTGTAGATGGAAAAAgtggagttgtttctttcttgacAAGGAATAAGAATGAGCCATAAGGTGGGTCTTGGACCATAAGGAATCtggccaagtaatagatcatgttagctagcctatttgCTCCCCAATAATATCTTGATCATAAATTTGAAATCAcaacaatctcaaagattaggaaaataattaaatgcgctagttgctttaggcgcgattaataataatCATCACGACTATGTGTACGGTTCCTGTGGCATGGACGTGATACCCAATCCccattcgggtgtgcatttcatgtgacccgactataactttgaataataataaaataaacgtgttgtaaatcgcgggtgcattttatgtgatgCGACACACAATGTGTACCAAAATGACAAGTGTTACGACAATCGTGACTTGTTCCAGTAAATAATTCTATAAATATTAAAAACGGTTATAAAGTTAGAAATGCACAATAGGTTCTAACCATGTAATTACTAAGATAATTagtccaattattaatagttgagcgaccgtgctaaaaccacggaactcgggagtgcctaataccttctcctgggttaacagaattccttacctggtctTCTATGCTcgtagaccataaataagagtcaatttcctcgatttgggatttaaaataaaccggtgatttgggacaccataaattattccaagtggagactctgaaatcaaataaaataatcaaatttcaattaatatcactttaattggaaaaactcccttatatcccctttcgggtaaaaaggaagtgtgacagctctgagactctgctggggataagaacccagaacttttgcTAAATgagttttttaccgctttgatattgattgaactatatataaactgttacgaaaccctcttctctctaagtcttctaaatcatctagaAAGCGTGCACTTTGTGTGGCTTCTTTTCTGTTacagtcatatcccaaatttagaacgaggttcggataagttgcaaagccggtgaagcttctgtattcccagtaTGCTGCCCcctcccccggctcgagttgtctgctcgggtaagccaggtctagaatagtACACCCAGGAtacaaacctagaataacatagcctcatgctggatccctagtaggaacgtttgtttgcatcacgtgcatttgactttgggggctcaacacaggggttgagtccgtttGGGATAGATGTACctaaattaaaagaccatcctgatgcatcttacgtgctacttgcatatatgtttgtttcggcttgcatgttgactggctgctagaatagggaaagaaaatcaaaacaaagaaaaaatagaaaattgaaaaataagtaGGTACTCCAAATTCGAAATTTTGCCAAAACTTttaaaaaacaaagagaaagaaaataagtgaTTGTTTTCAAAAGTCATGTTTttcctgttccgtcaaaactaacagaactacgcgggtctgattctcaccggatgtgagatacgtaggtaaaCCTCATCGGCTccggcccccaattttcaaaaatccaaaaatattttccttttctttcttctttagaaagtctttcttttagaccccaatttttaaaaaaatccaaaaatattttcttttcatttcttctcaatatccaaaaatattttcatgcaCCTTTCgataattgaaaagaaaattcaagattcaaaaataatttcttttttatttagaagtctttctttcataaattcaaaataaaagtccaaaaatcaaaaatatttcttttcttctttagtaGTTTTCctttcgaaattcaaaaaaaaaatcaaaatcaaaaaatatttcctttcttctttatatgtctttcttttgaaaaaagtccaaaatccaaaaagagttaatttatttactttattcctaattttcccgaactacgcaaatatctgattcatgcggcatcatgatacgtaggcaacccacatcaggttcgatcgaatagtttaaaaaaagagagaaaataaaaaaaagaaaaaaaaagaggaagaatgataataataaggactgactgagtccattctaacgtgtCTCTTGTTtcgaattgtgaagaaagtttaaggtggttggtttgtggtaagctggaaacacaagatcaaagggaaaaATGTCATTGACAACTGAGTCGAAGCTGTTACaaatgctcaagagactcagggtcagagggttcaacaagagactattgtggttgaggaaaatagaatactgaaataaCAAATGACTGAAATGTGTCAAGTATGAGCCAATGGCCAAGGACCGCCTTTTTCTATTCATGGTTTCCCAGAGTTCACATCCATCCTGACTACTACCATTTCGGTCTCATTGCCTGATCAATTCGATCCACCTGGGTTCAGTTTTTATCCCAACTGTACGACTACAGCTGAAACTTTTGTTGCGCGCTCCCAAAGTGGCCATTGACAACCAATGAGACAACCTCTGCTGCCATGCCTGTCTTCACTGTCCCACAGTCAACAGTGGTACAGAAGAAAAGTCATGAGTCATAATTTGCTACTCAGCAAGaacagtaccactctcctgagtaccactcgtgcctatttgatcttcctgcaaagaatGAGAAGCTGTCCCAAAAGATGgcacaagaagaaatgacccaaagagtgaaaagcttaaaacaacagttgaaaaatatgcaagggttggcaggtcagaagagtattgccttcaaagatctatgtatgttccccgatgttcgTTTGCCAATTGGTTTCAAGACtctcaaatttgaaaagtatgatggacatggagaccccatagcccacctgaaaaggtattgcaatcagctAAGAGGTGCGGGAGGAAAGGAAGAATTACTAATGACTTATTTTGGTTAAAGCCTTATGGgtgtagcctccgaatggtttatgggtCAAGACACATGTctctggtatgtctgggatgacatggcccaTGCCTTTGTCAGATAGTTCCAATACATTGTTGACATCGCTCCAGACCGTAATTCcatttcaaacctgaagaagaaaccaactgaaagttttaCGGAATAttccattaaatggagagagcaagcggctagagttaagccatccatcgatgaccacgagctaatcactgtcctCCTttaggctcaagagccagattattttcaaagcatgatgtccgcagtgggcAAATCCTTCTCCGAAGCAATGAAGATTGGGGAAATGATTGATAATGGCCTCAAGACaagcagaattataagtcaagcaattcTCAAAGTCGCAAATAAGactgtccaaattgaatctggtaaTTTTAGTGACAAGAATGAgatggatgaagaaatcatgatggcattagggtcgagaagaggtcctaggagaacttCTCTAAGGTATGACCAGCCTCGTCTATTTTTCGATGATTCCCCtgagcactactatccacctcaaaaTCCGCAATACTCtgttgctccacctcagtatgttgtccagtcACCAAGACACCCTAGAAGGCGAGCACCAGAATCGCAAAATCTCCATCAGCCTccataaaattttcaagtgccctataacccacatctaAGCCAGGGATGTAACGGGGAACAAAgattgaaagataattttacaccaataggagagtacTATgtaagcttgtttgagaaattaaagcattatgacatgattgcacctattcctctaaATCATGTAGACCaccgtgcaagaagctttgacccttctaaaaggtgcgaATACCATTcaaatgcccaggggcacaatgttgaaagttgtcgggattttaaaagagaaatagaaaggatgatccaggaaaatctaattgtgatccaagacagtgacacccaaaatatcacgcagaatcctttaccttcatatgatgatgcacactttgtggggatgatgcctggtgacatggagtatgagaatcctctcgggaacttgccAACTGAAATTGGAGAAGTCCATGGTGAttttgatgagcaaatttgtagctaaatgtcaagcttagcaattgaacAGTCATTCCCTCTTTACAAGGAAGAAATCTTGGTtgcttgttttgatattttttctattatctgggttatgaTCAaaaatttttttgttttattgagtcaaactcttctatccctctattctgtttgtgtgagtcttgtctgtctggttttgttgctattttcattagccgGGTTATTTTAGGATTGTAACTcagattttaggttgtttgtcttgttgtttactcaataaaatagaGTTTTTCCTTTTATGTCATTCCATGCTCAGTTCTTTTCCCGCTAGTTttagtgatatgacatgcatgcgaaaTTTTTGGCTAGATCATAGAAAATTGATTTAAGATTGAATTGGACAACTGagaaaaaagcacttttgaggatgaaaaaATGTTGAAAtaccttggaattaagcccgaATAAAATTCAAGTGGAACTAGAATAGTCAGACCCGTAGAGGTTAAGAATCCTTACCTTtaaaatcattgtgaagatcgggttgAGGAAGAATAAATTGAAGTCTGTTTGAAATTAAGGGATgaaaagtgtcttgtgaccacgacacaccgagaggacagacatgttcgtcaatgttgtGATCGCGAAAAAATAATATGCTTGGCGTTCTTGAGGTTGGGatgccctttttctgctacccgaacactttataccctttgttacCTCTTTTGAGCCCGTGTTATTTTATTTGACCACCCTCTTCTGGAATCAGGTTTAGAgtcaaaagtaaaaaaaaatgaaaaaataataaaaataaaggtcCATGCCCCAAGAGCATAAACTGGGACAGTTCTTTGAAAGTTCacgtgaaaaaaagaagaaaaagaagaagaagaagaagaaagaacggTCGAAAGTCCATGCCCTCAGAAGATAGAAGCTAaggcaaacaaaaagaaaaaaaagaaaaaaaaaagagaaagaaaaggaaaaaaatagaggaacagaaagaaaaatttatagttaggtcagatgttttgaactacgtttgacctgattcctttagaaaggatacgtaggcagccttacacgATTCAGTCCAACCAAAtgagaattcaaaaaaaaaagagaaaacaatttctaaaaaatccccaatagctgaaactggggcaaagattttatttcacttttgaaagagccgattccaagagttgtaagtctacaatcccctttactttgagtctattttgagccttcacgacgtcctttctttccaaccctatccaaaatacttctaaataaagacctcccgatatgccttcaagaatgccaagagaagcatgtaATGAGCAACTTTTATCATACGATATAGAACATTGTCAAGTTTctcaacaaaagaaaaaataaggggaagaaaaaaaatgagagagtcttactagtgaaaaccttcaaGGGCACTGTAAGACGAtagtaagcagagatgaataaatgagagagacttgtaggtgaaaatcccttggggcaccactagtcaaaagtgagtcgtgaagctgatgcaaaggattgACACGAACAAGTttgacttcaaaggtcataagaatgacaaaagggaagattggatcaATATGGcagatcattaaggctagttattgaaaaaaaagtcTTCCTTTTatccttccgacaggggcatttcttgttaatacttgtttctttgcatcattgtgtatttcactctgagtcagtccttgtcaaaacaagcaagaaaagatttcaaaatatgctaccagcttttcagttgcacaaagtaaattttgCCAGCATACTCAGGTGTTACAATCAACATGATTAGAGGATTCATGTAAAGGCTtccccccaaaagactcttgttagcctacttggcgcaagcaaagataacttgcgattctctctgacagacaaattgctcaaaagcaggaaTTTATtgaagatatcagaaaaggtcaacTGAGCAAAGATCTCCGGTcgggataaggctgattgagccacaaaACACCAAAGGCATTAGAATCGAAACAATCAGGATTGATACAAGAAGTAAAGGTCCCTTGAAAGTAACAACAGAGTCTCCCAACAGTGCAGTCAACTACCGATGTCATTGATCTTCTAAAAGAGAATGGACACAAAGCCAAACTGTCAAATacgtcaaggccacaaaccgatcACCACCTTTTAAAACTGACAAAGTTTTgtttgtttgaaacaggaacaagGCAGTGCAAGGACAGtggttttaaaaaaaagagaaaaaaagaaaaagaaagaaatagaagagaagagaagagccg
This region includes:
- the LOC138875170 gene encoding uncharacterized protein: MRFGKKGKLSLRFVGPYRIQSKNNNVAYELDFPATLVSIHPVFHMSMLRQCLRDISKSIPVDEVEVNIPIKFLDSQVQRLRNKDVVSIKVLWRNHDFEEATLEAEEDMKKRYSHMFKGSGI